The following coding sequences are from one Candidatus Spechtbacterales bacterium window:
- a CDS encoding MBL fold metallo-hydrolase — protein sequence MVITWYGQSCFKIQSGQLTVVIDPFDKSIGLTPPKFEAQMVLTTHDHFDHNNISTIKGDYFVVDGPGEYEYGGIRVRGIRSYHDNSGGEERGLNTIYVVTIEDINLLHMGDIGQDKLTEEQLDVIGEVDILMVPVGGNFTVDGEKALDISNQVEPKIVIPMHYKLKGLKPGLDDVSGFLKAIGKTDVTAEEKLTIKKKDLPDPENKMEVVVLKI from the coding sequence ATGGTAATTACCTGGTACGGACAGTCTTGTTTTAAAATACAGAGCGGACAACTGACGGTTGTTATAGACCCTTTTGATAAATCAATAGGGTTAACGCCGCCAAAGTTTGAAGCGCAAATGGTGCTTACAACCCACGATCACTTCGATCATAATAACATCTCCACTATAAAGGGAGACTATTTTGTTGTAGATGGTCCCGGTGAATATGAGTATGGGGGCATAAGGGTCAGGGGCATACGCTCTTACCACGACAACAGTGGCGGTGAAGAAAGAGGTCTCAATACTATATATGTTGTAACCATTGAAGATATAAACCTTCTTCATATGGGGGACATTGGACAGGACAAGCTTACGGAGGAACAACTGGATGTAATTGGAGAGGTTGATATATTAATGGTGCCTGTAGGAGGTAATTTTACTGTGGATGGAGAAAAAGCTCTTGATATATCTAATCAGGTAGAACCAAAGATAGTAATTCCCATGCACTATAAATTGAAAGGACTTAAGCCGGGACTTGATGATGTAAGCGGTTTTTTGAAGGCCATAGGAAAAACAGATGTGACAGCTGAAGAAAAGTTAACAATAAAGAAGAAGGACCTTCCCGACCCTGAAAATAAAATGGAAGTGGTAGTTTTGAAAATTTAA